One window of the Eucalyptus grandis isolate ANBG69807.140 chromosome 6, ASM1654582v1, whole genome shotgun sequence genome contains the following:
- the LOC104449594 gene encoding uncharacterized protein LOC104449594, whose product MHTPDYQGSHAGRSVLSLRRDQAAPAMDPHHRDAAAAAPELELEAFQRQVADRLVDLSSASADELLSLAWVRKLLDAFLCCQEEFGAILSNNKANVARSPAAERLLAEFHERSVKALDVCNAVRDGIEQIRQWQKLLEIVMCALGNRRSLGEGQFRRAKKALIDLAIAMLDEKDSSTTIGHRNRSFGRNNASRDPRSIGHFRSLSWSVSRSWSAAKQIQAIGNNLNAPRGNEIAATNGLAVPIFTMGMVLLFVMWALVAAIPCQDRGLQVHFSVPRQFIWAAPILSLHDRIMEEWKKRERKNACGLMREIYQIEKCSRVMSEMVDSVNFPLTEEKEAEVRQRVQELGQVFEVVNEGLDPLERQVREVFHRIVRSRTEGGSGSST is encoded by the coding sequence atGCACACGCCGGATTACCAGGGCTCCCACGCCGGCCGCTCCGTCCTCAGCCTCCGCCGCGACCAGGCCGCCCCCGCCATGGACCCCCACCAccgcgacgccgccgccgccgccccggagctcgagctcgaggccTTCCAGAGGCAGGTCGCCGATCGCTTGGTCgacctctcctccgcctccgccgacGAGCTGCTCTCCCTCGCCTGGGTCCGGAAGCTCCTCGACGCCTTCCTCTGCTGCCAGGAGGAGTTCGGGGCCATCCTCTCTAACAACAAGGCTAATGTCGCGAGATCGCCGGCCGCGGAGCGCCTGCTGGCCGAGTTCCACGAGAGGAGCGTGAAGGCGCTCGACGTCTGCAATGCCGTAAGGGACGGGATTGAGCAGATCAGGCAGTGGCAGAAGCTGCTGGAGATCGTGATGTGCGCTCTGGGGAATCGGAGGAGCCTGGGGGAGGGCCAGTTCCGCCGCGCGAAGAAGGCCCTCATCGATCTGGCCATCGCGATGCTCGACGAGAAGGACTCCAGCACGACCATAGGGCATAGGAATCGGTCCTTCGGCCGGAACAACGCTTCGAGGGATCCCCGCTCGATCGGCCATTTCCGATCCCTCTCTTGGAGTGTCTCCCGGTCCTGGTCTGCCGCGAAGCAGATTCAGGCGATTGGGAACAATTTGAATGCCCCCAGGGGGAACGAGATCGCGGCCACGAACGGGCTCGCCGTTCCCATTTTCACGATGGGTATGGTTCTGTTGTTTGTAATGTGGGCTCTCGTGGCTGCGATTCCGTGCCAGGATCGCGGTCTGCAGGTCCATTTCTCGGTCCCGAGGCAGTTCATTTGGGCTGCGCCGATACTTTCGCTCCACGATAGGATTATGGAAGAGTGGAAGAAGCGGGAGAGAAAGAATGCTTGTGGGCTGATGAGGGAAATTTATCAGATTGAGAAGTGCTCGAGGGTGATGAGCGAAATGGTGGATTCTGTTAATTTCCCGTTGACGGAAGAGAAAGAAGCCGAGGTGAGGCAAAGAGTGCAGGAGTTGGGGCAGGTGTTTGAGGTGGTGAATGAGGGGTTGGATCCTTTGGAACGCCAAGTGAGAGAGGTCTTTCACCGGATTGTGAGGAGCCGAACTGAGGGAGGTTCCGGCAGCTCTACTTAA
- the LOC104449596 gene encoding tubby-like F-box protein 8: MSFRSIVRDVRDGFGSLSRRSFDVRLLGHNRGKSQGSVHELHDQPLLVQSSRWASLPPELLHDVIRRLEASESTWPARKHVVSCAAVCRSWREMCKEIVKSPELSGKITFPVSLKQPGPRDGTIQCFIKRDKSNLTYHLFLCLSQALLVENGKFLLSAKRTRRTTCTEYVISMDADNISRSSSTYIGKLRSNFLGTKFIIYDTQPPYNNAQLSPPGRSRRFYSKKVSPKVPTGSYNIAQVAYELNVLGTRGPRRMHCAMHSIPAAALEPGGTVPGQAELLPRSLEDSFRSISFSKSIDTSTEFSSSRFSDIIGPRDEEDDGKDRYLVLKNKAPRWHEQLQCWCLNFRGRVTVASVKNFQLIAANQPSAGAPTPSQPAQSDHDKIILQFGKVGKDMFTMDYRYPLSAFQAFAICLSSFDTKLACE, encoded by the exons ATGTCGTTCCGCAGTATTGTTCGGGATGTAAGGGATGGGTTTGGAAGCCTTTCGAGAAGGAGCTTCGATGTGAGGTTGCTTGGTCATAACAGAGGAAAGTCACAGGGTTCAGTTCATGAATTGCATGATCAACCTTTGCTTGTACAGAGCAGCCGGTGGGCCAGTCTCCCACCTGAGCTTCTACATGACGTGATTAGGAGATTAGAAGCGAGCGAGAGCACCTGGCCTGCCCGCAAGCATGTTGTTTCATGTGCTGCTGTTTGCAGGTCTTGGAGAGAAATGTGCAAAGAAATTGTTAAGAGTCCTGAGCTCTCTGGGAAGATCACCTTCCCAGTCTCACTGAAACAG CCAGGGCCTCGTGATGGAACGATTCAGTGCTTCATTAAAAGGGACAAATCAAATTTGACTTATCACCTCTTCCTCTGCCTTAGCCAAG CTTTGCTTGTTGAGAATGGAAAATTCCTTCTTTCTGCTAAGCGGACAAGGAGAACAACCTGCACAGAATATGTAATCTCTATGGATGCAGATAATATATCGAGATCAAGTAGTACATATATTGGAAAACTAAG GTCAAACTTCTTAGGCACTAAGTTCATAATTTATGACACCCAACCTCCATACAACAACGCACAGTTATCTCCACCGGGCCGTAGCCGTAGATTTTACTCCAAGAAAGTTTCTCCGAAAGTTCCCACAGGTAGCTACAACATTGCTCAGGTCGCATATGAACTGAATGTGCTGGGCACCAGGGGGCCACGGAGGATGCACTGTGCCATGCATTCAATTCCTGCCGCAGCCCTCGAGCCAGGTGGTACTGTCCCTGGCCAGGCCGAGCTTCTTCCTCGCTCTCTTGAAGACTCGTTCCGGAGCATCTCCTTCTCTAAATCAATAGATACTTCCACGGAGTTTAGCAGCTCACGGTTTTCTGATATCATCGGGCCCCGGGACGAAGAGGATGACGGAAAGGACAGGTATCTGGTTCTCAAAAACAAGGCTCCGAGGTGGCATGAGCAGCTGCAGTGCTGGTGCCTCAACTTCCGCGGAAGGGTGACTGTAGCTTCGGTCAAGAATTTCCAACTGATAGCTGCCAATCAACCGTCTGCCGGCGCGCCAACACCGTCGCAGCCCGCTCAGTCCGATCATGACAAGATCATCCTCCAGTTCGGTAAGGTCGGAAAGGACATGTTCACCATGGACTACCGGTATCCTTTGTCGGCATTCCAGGCATTCGCCATTTGTCTGAGCAGCTTCGATACCAAACTGGCATGTGAATAG